CTTTGATGGAATAGTTACAGTTCAAGGAAATCCAAAAACAAAGACTAATTATTATTTCAAATTACTGTCTGCTGCTCTCATTTAGATTTTTCACATAAAACATGTGACAAATTATTTATAAGATTGGTTAAATGATACCTGGAAAGAGTTGTTCCACACCATAAACACCAGCTTAAATAGTGAACCTCTGGAAGCAATCTTTTCATACTTCTCACCCTGAAATCCCCAGCCATCAGGTCCGCGAGAATTAAAGATAATTTTTTCAAGTTCCTCTTTAAAACGGGGATTGAAATGGAATAAAATGTCAGCATCAGGATGGTCGCCCCTCTGAAAATTAACATCGAACCTaaaggaaagatatttttaataaggGGTGGTGATGTTATTGTTACAAAGTATTGTAATAATACTGCAGTTACACCTTAAATACCTTAAATGATATGAACAAGGACATCTGAATAGTTTGTAGAAAACATACCACAGCTTCATTATTAGAAGTTCTATTACATGATACAAAGCTTTCACAGTTCACTCTTTCACTCATTATCTCATTATTGATTCTTAGTCAGGAACAGAAAAAATTTACTATAAGAGGCATAAACCTAAACAGCAAGACTGCTCAGGACAAACCTTTCCTATCATAAACTCCATCACAATGTGAGTTAAACAAGCCCTATCCTTTTTCTAAAAGTGATTAGAAACAAACTCAATTACATTACCTAAAATTTAACTCAATCTCTTGCAGTCCTTCCAGTCCAATCAAATGAAAAAACACTGAATTAATGTCAGGTCTAATTTATGCAGATTTCTCAGaactgccagaaaacaaccaaAAACTGGCATTTCATCTTGTGAGTACAATTAGCAACTCACTAGCCTGGAAACATCAACAAGTTCAGGACTTGCACTCTCTTGTGAATGTTGAGCTTCTTGACAGATCTATGGGGAGAAGCCACAATTGCACATTGAAATTGCTGGCATTCTCAAGAAAATCTGGACCACAGATAGTGAAACAGTCAATATTCACTTTCATAGAGTCatcaacaattacaacacagaaacaggcccctcagcctatctagtccatgggAACTATTTAAACTTCCTAGTCCCAccgatctgcacctggaccatagttctccatacccctcccatccatgtactgcaTCTAtctaaacctcttaaatgttgaaattgaaattgtATCCAGCACTTACAAGGGCAGCTtgttcacactctcaccaccctctgagtgaagtttctcctcatgtttcacttaaacatttcacctttcactatgacctctagttgtagtctcacccaaacaccgtgaaaaaagcctgcttacatttatcctatccatacccctcaattttgtatatctcttaCAAACCTCCCTTCAATCTTtcacattccagggaataaagttctaacctattcaaactgtCCTTATAACGAAGGTCCtccagttccagcaacatccttattcTCTAGGTAGGTGagtaaaactgcaaacaatact
The Hemitrygon akajei chromosome 5, sHemAka1.3, whole genome shotgun sequence DNA segment above includes these coding regions:
- the LOC140728026 gene encoding galectin-8-like isoform X2 — protein: MNILKLYRPIVPCTAKFDEELSEESIVVIKGKLTDDPLRFDVNFQRGDHPDADILFHFNPRFKEELEKIIFNSRGPDGWGFQGEKYEKIASRGSLFKLVFMVWNNSFQISTFCSF
- the LOC140728026 gene encoding galectin-8-like isoform X3, whose amino-acid sequence is MNILKLYRPIVPCTAKFDEELSEESIVVIKGKLTDDPLRFDVNFQRGDHPDADILFHFNPRFKEELEKIIFNSRGPDGWGFQGEKYEKIASRGSLFKLVFMVWNNSFQDSN